The Acanthochromis polyacanthus isolate Apoly-LR-REF ecotype Palm Island chromosome 17, KAUST_Apoly_ChrSc, whole genome shotgun sequence genome has a window encoding:
- the zmp:0000001268 gene encoding CYTL1 domain-containing protein, with amino-acid sequence MGIFNCLLLLSSLVPLVLNYPFSPPTCYSKVLSMSRELTQLAAHLKRDHETSYCMAHMPDLYLDVHNSCVMYKMRTYISLVEGLRQRRCAYTGEVRKLGVTLRQLFIFMSQKCHGDLVFTIHDCAALER; translated from the exons ATGGGGATCTTTAACTGCCTGTTGCTTCTTTCGTCTTTGGTGCCGCTGGTGCTGAATTACCCTTTTTCCCCACCAACGTGCTACTCTAAGGTGCTGAGCATGTCTAGAGAGCTCACCCAGCTGGCAGCACATTTGAAGAGGGACCATGAAACA AGCTACTGCATGGCACACATGCCAGATCTCTACCTTGATGTCCAT AATTCCTGTGTGATGTACAAAATGAGGACCTACATCTCGTTGGTGGAAGGCCTGCGACAGCGGCGCTGTGCTTACACCGGTGAAGTGAGGAAGCTGGGTGTCACCCTGAGGCAGCTCTTCATCTTCATGTCGCAGAAATGTCACGGG GACCTGGTGTTCACGATCCATGACTGTGCTGCACTGGAGCGCTGA